Genomic window (Sphingomonas sp. OV641):
CGCTCGTCGGCATGGCCCTCGATCGTCACGCGCACGTTCGCATAGCGCTGCAGCCACACAACCTGGCTGTCGAGGATGCCGCGCGCGGTGCCATCGATATCATATTGGTCGAGACCGAAATTCACCGTGTCGCTCGTCACCGAACGCTTGAAGTCCTCGGACGAGCCCGGAACGACGGCCCCCTCTGTCGGACCGGTCGGACCGGTCGTCTCGGCAGGCGCCTCACCCGGCGCGGGCGGCAGAACCTCCGGCCGCTTCTTCGAGCAGGCGGCCGTGGTGACCAGCGCAGTCGCGAGCAGGATGGTGGTGGTCAGTCTCGCCATTCTTTTTCTCCCATATTCCGTCCCCGTTTGCCCCGATATCAAATTCACGGCCGGATCGGACCCCATGAAGGATCCGAACCGTCCAGCGGCGTCGGCACGCGGCGCTCGTTTACGCCGGTCAGATCGACCGACCAGAGATCCGCCTTGCCGCTACGCCCCTGCGCCGAGCGATAGAACATCAGCACCCGGCCGTTCGGCGCCCACGACGGGCCCTCATCATGCCAGCTGTTGGTCAGGATCTTCTCACCCGAGCCGTTCGGGCTCATGATGCCGATGCGAAACCCGCCTGACATGCGCGTGAACGCGATCATGTCGCCACGCGGGCTCCACGCCGGCGTACCATAGCGACCTCCACCGAAGCTGATGCGTTGCTGGTTCGATCCG
Coding sequences:
- the pal gene encoding peptidoglycan-associated lipoprotein Pal: MARLTTTILLATALVTTAACSKKRPEVLPPAPGEAPAETTGPTGPTEGAVVPGSSEDFKRSVTSDTVNFGLDQYDIDGTARGILDSQVVWLQRYANVRVTIEGHADERGTREYNLALGDRRANAAKNYLVARGISPSRITTISYGKERPLALGSDEESWARNRRAVTVVLN